One stretch of Anolis carolinensis isolate JA03-04 chromosome 3, rAnoCar3.1.pri, whole genome shotgun sequence DNA includes these proteins:
- the serpine2 gene encoding glia-derived nexin produces the protein MDWQFALLFVALTSTCMCFPPNPMSLEELGSDIGIQVFNQLVKSRPKDNVVVSPHGIASVLGMLQLGADGKTKKQLTTVMRYSVNGVGKVLKKINKAIVAKRNKDLVTIANAVFAKSGLKMEVPFVSRNNDVFQCSVKSIDFEDKDSACDTVNHWVRNKTKGMIDSILSPDDIDSALTRLILVNAIYFKGLWKSRFQPENTKKRTFTAADGKTYQVPMLAQLSVFRCGTTSTPNDLWYNIIELPYHGETISMLIALPTESTTPLSAIIPHISTKTIQSWMTTMVQKRVQVILPKFTVEAETDLKEPLQELGIRDMFEQSKANFLKITRTASIHVSQILQKAKIEVSEDGTKASAATTAILIARSSPPWFVVDRAFVFFIRHNPTGAVLFMGQVNKP, from the exons ATGGACTGGCAGTTTGCTCTCTTGTTTGTTGCCTTGACGTCAACATGTATGTGCTTCCCACCAAATCCCATGTCTCTAGAGGAACTGGGCTCAGATATTGGAATCCAAGTTTTCAATCAACTGGTCAAAAGCAGACCTAAGGATAATGTTGTGGTTTCTCCACATGGGATTGCATCAGTTCTTGGAATGCTCCAGCTAGGAGCTGATGGCAAGACAAAGAAGCAGCTGACTACAGTGATGAGATACAGTGTAAATG GAGTTGGCAAAGTGCTGAAGAAGATCAACAAAGCCATAGTGGCAAAGAGGAATAAAGATCTTGTAACAATTGCAAATGCAGTCTTTGCAAAAAGTGGCTTGAAAATGGAAGTGCCTTTTGTTTCCAGAAACAATGATGTGTTTCAGTGCAGTGTCAAGAGCATTGACTTTGAGGACAAAGACTCTGCCTGTGATACTGTTAACCACTGGGTCAGAAATAAAACCAAGG gtATGATAGACAGCATTTTGTCTCCAGACGATATTGACAGTGCTCTGACCAGGCTGATATTGGTCAAtgcaatatattttaagggattaTGGAAGTCACGTTTTCAGCCAGAAAACACAAAAAAGCGAACGTTTACTGCAGCTGATGGAAAGACTTACCAAGTACCTATGCTAGCCCAGTTATCAGTGTTCCGATGTG GCACAACAAGTACTCCTAATGACTTATGGTATAATATAATTGAGTTGCCATACCATGGTGAGACTATCAGTATGCTGATTGCCCTGCCCACAGAAAGCACGACTCCTCTGTCTGCCATTATTCCTCACATTAGCACGAAAACTATACAGAGTTGGATGACAACTATGGTACAAAAGAGAGTACAAGTCATTTTACCAAA GTTTACAGTGGAAGCAGAAACAGATCTAAAAGAACCTCTACAAGAGCTTGGGATTCGGGATATGTTTGAACAATCAAaagcaaactttttaaaaataacaa GAACAGCAAGCATTCATGTATCTCAGATATTACAAAAAGCAAAaattgaagtgagtgaagatggAACCAAAGCATCTGCAGCAACAA cTGCAATTTTAATAGCCAGGTCATCACCACCTTGGTTTGTAGTAGACAGGGCATTTGTTTTCTTCATACGACACAATCCAACAG GTGCAGTTTTGTTTATGGGACAAGTCAACAAACCTTGA